The following coding sequences lie in one Phalacrocorax carbo chromosome 3, bPhaCar2.1, whole genome shotgun sequence genomic window:
- the POMC gene encoding pro-opiomelanocortin translates to MPSVLWSSLPVVLGLLLWHPAGASGPCWESSKCQDLTSEAGILACAAACRAELSAEAPVYPGNGHLQPLSESIRKYVMSHFRWNKFGRRNSSSGGGGGHKREEAAGGNPPPASLPAIPPSHREEEQGTGLEREEGKRSYSMEHFRWGKPVGRKRRPIKVYPNGVEEESAESYPLEFRRELVLGSTEAPPEEEEEEEEGQEEEKKAGSSYRMRHFRWHAPLKDKRYGGFMTSEHSQTPLVTLFKNAIIKSAYKKGQ, encoded by the exons ATGCCGAGCGTGCTGTGGAGCAGCCTGCCCGTGGTGCTGGGGctactgctctggcaccccgcCGGCGCCAGCGGGCcgtgctgggagagcagcaaaTGCCAGGACCTCACCAGCGAGGCCGGCATTTTG GCGTGCGCCGCGGCGTGCAGGGCCGAGCTGTCGGCCGAGGCGCCCGTCTACCCGGGGAACGGGCACCTCCAGCCCCTCTCCGAGAGCATCCGCAAGTACGTCATGAGCCACTTTCGCTGGAACAAGTTCGGCCGGAGGaacagcagcagcggcggcggcggggggcacaAAcgggaggaggcggcggggggcaaCCCGCCACCGGCATCGCTGCCCGCCATCCCGCCGTCCCACCGTGAGGAAGAGCAGGGAACCGGGCTGGAGCGGGAGGAAGGCAAACGCTCCTACTCCATGGAGCACTTTCGCTGGGGAAAGCCAGTGGGACGCAAGAGGAGACCCATCAAGGTCTACCCCAACGGGGTGGAGGAGGAGTCGGCCGAGAGCTACCCGCTGGAGTTCAGGCGGGAGCTGGTGCTCGGCAGCACCGAGGCACCGCccgaggaggaagaggaggaggaggaaggccaggaggaggagaagaaggcCGGCAGCTCCTACCGCATGCGCCATTTCCGCTGGCACGCGCCCTTGAAGGACAAGCGCTATGGGGGCTTCATGACCTCGGAGCACAGCCAGACCCCTCTAGTGACTCTCTTCAAAAACGCCATCATTAAAAGCGCCTACAAGAAGGGGCAGTGA